CACCGGGCGGCCGTCGCCGAGGCCAGCACCGCGAGCGCGCCGCGCAGCGGCGACTGCCCGAACTGCCCGGCCAGCGCCGCGACCTGGGCCAGCAGGACGAGGACCAGGGTGAGCACGCCGAACGGGCCGATGTCGGACTGCTTCATGATGCGCAGCGCGTCCTCGGCCGGCTTCCCGCTGCCCAGCCCGTCCGCGACGTCCGCCAGGCCGTCCAGGTGCAGCCCGCGGGTCAGCCCGGCGAGCACCCCGACCGCCGCCACCGCGCCGAGCGGCCCGCCCGCCCGCCAGGCCACCAGCGCCCCCGCCGCGGCAGCCAGGGCTCCCAGCGCCAGCCCCACCAGCGGGGCCGCCACCATCGCCCGTGCACCCGCCTCCCGGTCCCACCGCTCGACCCGCACCCGCAGCACCGACAGGGTTCCGAACGCGAACCGCAGCCCGTCCCCCCAGCCGGCCCGGTCCCGGAGGTCCGTCATCGCCCTCACTCCTCAACCGCCCCGTACGGAACGGACCCCCAGTGCCCCTGACGGGGAGCTGGGGGTCCGGTTGTCCACGCCCTAGAGCCTTCTGAGCAGGTCCGCCGCCGAGGGCAGCTTCGGCTGCTCCTTCGGCGCGGCCGGCACGTACGGCTTCGGCGCCTCGTCGGCGAGCGCGTCCCCCGCCGCCTGCAGCAGCGGCAGCGCCAGCAGGGCGCCGACGCCCTCGCCCAGGGTGATCCCCTGGTCCTGCAGCGGCGTCAGGGTCAGCCGGTCGTACGCCTTCGCCTGCGCGGGCTCGCCGCTGGACTGCCCGGCCCGCCACCACTCCGGCGCCCGGAAGGCGATCCGCTGGGCGACCAGCGCGCAGGCCGCCGAGACCACCCCGTCCAGCACCACCGGCAGCCGTCGCACGGCCGCCTGCAGCAGGAAGCCGGTGATCGCCGCGAAGTCGGCCCCGCCGGTGGCGCCGAGCAGCGCCAGCTGGTCGCCGAGCACCGGCCGGGCCCGGCGCAGCGAGTCCCGGATGGTGGCGCACTTGACCATCCACACCCGGTCGTCGATCCCCGAGCCGCGCCCGGTCACCGCCGCCGCGTCCGTCCCGCACAGCGCGCCGACCAGGACGCCGGCCACCGTGGTGGAGCCGACCCCGAGGTCGCCGAGCAGCACCAGGTCGGTGCCGGCGTCGGCCTCCTCGTCGGCGACGGCCATGCCGGCCCGGAAGGCCCGGACGGTCTCCTCCGGGCTGAGCGCGTCCTCGGTGTCGATCCGCCCGGAGCCGCGCCGGATCCGGTGGGCGACCACGTCGTCCGGGAAGTCCGCCGGGTCGGTGTCCACCGCGACGTCGACGATCCGCACCTCGGCGCCGTAGCGCGAGGCCAGCCGGGCCACCGGAGCGGTGCCGTCCAGCACGGCCCGCACCCGGGCCGCCGTGCCGCCCTCGGCGGGCAGCCGGGAGACCCCGAGCGCCGCCACGCCGTGGTCGGCGGCGAACAGCAGCACCTTGGGCGCGGAGATCGGCCGTACCGATGAGCGCCCCTGGACGGAGGCCAGCCAGCTGCCCAGCTCCTCCAGCCTGCCGAGCCCGCCGGGCGGCCGTCCGGCCGCCTGCCAGCGCTCCTCGGCGGCCCGCCGGGCGCTCTCGTCGGGGCGCTCGACGAGCGAGGAGAACGTATCGAGATCCACGGTCGTGTCCATCGTCGGGAAGGCTACACGGCGCGGGTGTTCAGCCTGCGGCTGGCTTGACGTCCGGCTTGATGGTCAGCACCTGACCTGCCACGACCAGCAGGACGCGCTCCGAGGCGTCCGCCACGGCCATGTTCAGCCGGCCCAGGGTGTCGCGGAAGCGGCGCCCGGCGGCGGTGGCCGGGACCACCCCCATGCCGACCTCGTTGCTCACCGCGACGACGGTCCGTCCGGTGGCCGCCCAGGCCGCCGCCAGCGCCTCGCAGCGCCGCTGCACCGCGGCCTCGGCCCCGTTCGCCCAGCCCTCGTCGTCCCAGGCGCCGCACTCGTCCATCACCGCGGTCAGCCAGAGCGCCAGGCAGTCGACCAGCACCGGCGCCGGGTCGGCGGTGTCGGCCAGCACGGCCTCCAGGTCGCAGGTCTCCGCGGTGCGCCAGCTCGCCGGCCGGCGCTCACGGTGCAGGGCGACCCGCTGCGCCCACTCGGCGTCGCCGTCCCGGGTGCCGCCGGTGGCCACGTACAGGACGTCCGGCCGGTCGGCGAGCAGCTGCTCGGCGCGGGTGGACTTGCCGGAGCGGGCGCCGCCGAGCAGCAGCGTGCGGGGGAGCGGGGGGTGGGTCGCCATGCGGCTCATCCTGCCCGACCAGGCATACGGAAGATCGGGCCGGGCAGGCTAAGGTGCGCAGCAACACAGGCAGCGTCGTCGGTGGGAGGAGCCGGGCATGGCGTGGACGTGGCGGTACGAGAAGGCGGACGGCAGCGCGGTGACGCTCGACGGCAGCCAGGAGGAGTTCGCCGGCCAGGGGGACGCCGAGACCTGGATCGGCGAGACCTGGAAGCAGCTCGCGGAGGACGGCGTCGACACGGCGGTGCTGCTGGAGGACGACCGGGTCGTCTACGCGATGAGCCTGCACGAGGAGTAGCCCCGGCTGCTCCCGCTCGCTCCTGCTGCACCGGCTTCTGCTGCACCGGCTTCTGCTACTTCGAGCCGATCACGTGCAGCAGCGCGGCGACCTGCCGGTACGGGTCGGTGCGGCCGGCCCGGTCCTCGGCTTCCAGCAGCTGGGCCAGCTGCCGCCCGTCCACCGGCGGGGCCGCGTCGTCGGGGGCGTTGTCGGTGAAGACGCGCACGCCGTACCAGTGCCGGATCGGCACCGACACCTCGGAGAGGGTGACGGAGAGGTCGGCGAGCCGGTCGGCCCGGGCGGCCAGTCCGAGCCGGTTGTAGTAC
The genomic region above belongs to Streptomyces sp. 1331.2 and contains:
- a CDS encoding adenosylcobinamide-GDP ribazoletransferase; this encodes MTDLRDRAGWGDGLRFAFGTLSVLRVRVERWDREAGARAMVAAPLVGLALGALAAAAGALVAWRAGGPLGAVAAVGVLAGLTRGLHLDGLADVADGLGSGKPAEDALRIMKQSDIGPFGVLTLVLVLLAQVAALAGQFGQSPLRGALAVLASATAARCALAWGCLRSVPAARPGGLGAMVASTVSPAGAVAATAGAALALAALGLFDGWSALRLPAALVLGAGCARLLLGRCVRRLGGITGDVLGAVAETAATGTLFALALLG
- a CDS encoding nicotinate-nucleotide--dimethylbenzimidazole phosphoribosyltransferase; the protein is MDTTVDLDTFSSLVERPDESARRAAEERWQAAGRPPGGLGRLEELGSWLASVQGRSSVRPISAPKVLLFAADHGVAALGVSRLPAEGGTAARVRAVLDGTAPVARLASRYGAEVRIVDVAVDTDPADFPDDVVAHRIRRGSGRIDTEDALSPEETVRAFRAGMAVADEEADAGTDLVLLGDLGVGSTTVAGVLVGALCGTDAAAVTGRGSGIDDRVWMVKCATIRDSLRRARPVLGDQLALLGATGGADFAAITGFLLQAAVRRLPVVLDGVVSAACALVAQRIAFRAPEWWRAGQSSGEPAQAKAYDRLTLTPLQDQGITLGEGVGALLALPLLQAAGDALADEAPKPYVPAAPKEQPKLPSAADLLRRL